The Prochlorococcus sp. MIT 0801 genomic sequence TCTACATCAATTTGGTTTCCCAAAGTTACTAATTGATCAATAGCTGCTGGTCTGTAAGTATCGGCAGCCACAAGTAATGGCTTTTTATTTTTTTCTTTAAGAAGCAATCCAAGTTTAGCTGTAGCGGTTGTCTTTCCAGCCCCCTGAAGTCCAGCCATCAAAATGACCGTTGGTTGTTCCTCTGAATTTGCTAAGGGATCATTCTCTCCTCCCATAACATTCACAAGTTCTTCATGAACTACTTGAATGAATTTCTGACCAGGGTCTATACCTCTGACAACTTCTGTTCCAACGGCCTTTACTCTTACTTCATCGATAAATTCTTTTACTACAGACAAGCTGACATCTGCATCTAACAAAGCTCGTCTGACCTGCTTAAGTGCTCCATCAACATTTTCCTCTGAAATTTTAGCTTCACCTTTAAATGCCTTTACAGCATCTTCAAATTGATTAGTAAGTTCCTCAAACATTTTCTTAGAGTTTCAGAAATAATTTAAAAAGTTATTTTTTAATTTCCACTAATATAGTCAACTATTAGCCAGTTTTTTTTATTCTTACCTATTATATATTTAACTTTCAAAGAAGGAATAACCGTTTCAGATAAAATCTCACCAGAAGAACTAATCCTTTTATCTTGATAGTTTAATTCAACATCTGCTGCAATTCTCCTATCAGATTTTTGAACAATATTGATTGAAGTTATATTTGCATCAATAATCTGTCTTTGTCCTAATAGTTTATCTTTCTTTCTCTGTTCAATAACTCTATTGAATAGAGAGGTTCTCGCAACAGAAGAAAGAAACTGACTTTCTGCGCCATTCAAAATTTCCGCTTTACCCTCCAACCATGCTTCAACAAGAGATTTAATTTCTTGATTTGAGGGGTCTACTGAAGTAAGAGGAATTAATTTATTGAAATCTAATTTTTCTTTTTCATCTTCTATTTTACTTGATCTGTTATCTCTATTTTTAATATCTTCTGGTTTAGCGAACTCAGACTTTGAGATATTATTGAGATCATTATTTTGAGATGGTTTTCTTTGAGTCAGGATTCCTAAGCTGATTCCAAAAATAAATAAACCAATAAATGCTAAAGAACTTGTATATATCGGTCGTTTTAATATGAAAGATTTGAAATCTGAGTTTTTTATCAATTCAAATGTTAAATAATATTTAGAAATTATCTTTTTAACCAAATCAGATCTCAAGAAAAATTCTTTAGTGATTAATCGTGATTTTAAAGACCTTTCTTTAATATTTTCATCTAACGCCCCACCTGGCATTGGCAAATCTGCCTGTTCCTCCAGGTTCCTTAATGAATTTTTCTCAATTTGTTGTTCAGGGGCCAATGACGATAAGAAGGAGAATCCAGCTTTTGCAATACCTAATGCCCCTTTCGCTTCCAACTGCTCTACATAAACTTGTACTTCTTGACTAGCGAACCAATCATCAAGATTTACAGTTTGTATCTCAACATCGCTAAAACCTACCAATACATCTTTTTTTAACCAATTTCTACAGTAGTCACATAGAGCTCCTAATGTCTCGTCAGGGTAATTATCTAACCAGTCTTTTAATTTTTCATCAGAACTGCTTCGAAAACGCGACTCTGCTTGCGTTACATCCCCTAACAAAAGATCTAGGCACCCAATTAATGGCATAGGGTCAAAGCCATGAATATTGATATTTCGAAGATATTTTCGAGCTTCTTGCAAGAGTTCTGGTTTCCGATAAGAAAAGCCAGACGCAATCAAGGCAAACGCAGCA encodes the following:
- a CDS encoding IMS domain-containing protein; amino-acid sequence: MELPIDHFRLLGVSPSANAEEVLRAFQLRLDRPPKQGFTFEVLAQRSELLRLSADLLSNPAERQSYELALIEGSSGLELSSNREVAGLLLLWESNSSLQAFKLAKKALQPPQAPALGSGRESDLTLIAALACRDASIEEQACRRYASGADLLQEGIQLLQRMGKLVEERKTLESDLEILLPYRILDLLSRDKEDEQPHQEGLTLLEDFVNKRGGLEGKRNSEKIAGLNQNDFELFFLQIRKFLTAREQSKIYVNWYRRGSEDAGFLAAFALIASGFSYRKPELLQEARKYLRNINIHGFDPMPLIGCLDLLLGDVTQAESRFRSSSDEKLKDWLDNYPDETLGALCDYCRNWLKKDVLVGFSDVEIQTVNLDDWFASQEVQVYVEQLEAKGALGIAKAGFSFLSSLAPEQQIEKNSLRNLEEQADLPMPGGALDENIKERSLKSRLITKEFFLRSDLVKKIISKYYLTFELIKNSDFKSFILKRPIYTSSLAFIGLFIFGISLGILTQRKPSQNNDLNNISKSEFAKPEDIKNRDNRSSKIEDEKEKLDFNKLIPLTSVDPSNQEIKSLVEAWLEGKAEILNGAESQFLSSVARTSLFNRVIEQRKKDKLLGQRQIIDANITSINIVQKSDRRIAADVELNYQDKRISSSGEILSETVIPSLKVKYIIGKNKKNWLIVDYISGN